GGGCTTCATTTGAGAGACCTTAAACTTTTTTAATATATGTGAGCATCATAATCTTCTTTCTTAAGGCAGTTTCTTTCTGGTCTCGATCTCAGGGAAGATTGCGCACTATCTCCACATTTCTTCATCCTCCGTTTCAAGTCAGGCCTTCAAGGCTATTTCTTCTTCCCTTCGACTGGCAgtgttttatttttcttttttattgTTAACAATTTAAGTGCAAAAGTTTGAGATACCCTTAACAATCAACTTCAACCTTTTTGGAACAAAAAACGGCTTGGTGATGCCATGCAAAACCGTAAGGCTAACTTACTATACAGTAACAGATTTCATAATCGGTGTAACCATTTTAAAGCTGATAAAATGGAGATGTGAAGTGCAATTTACTCTTGAATCACTGTCATACAATTTCATTCATATGTTACAGCTAACTATTTAAAGAAGCCTGAGAGATCCTATGGCTACATCAATGTTTTAGTACCTCTACTGAGTTCTGCACTTTTTGTTCTGCTTATTCTCGCATATTGGTTAACaatgaagaacaaaaagaagaagaagagaggtAGCTATAATACTATCACTGCAGTTTTGTCTTATGCTTATTAGTTAACCATTCTTCACTACTAATCAAATAACTTATGAAATCTAGAGAAAGCTAGGAAAAGGGAGGAAGGAATATGGTTGTTTAGTAGTAATCGCAGAAATTCTGTCTATGGCTCTTCAAGGGGAGACGAGCTCGAGTTTGATGAAATGGGGACAACTGCTGTTGATGTGAAATTTTACTCTTTAAGCACTGTTTTAGCTGCGACTGAAAATTTCTCTAGTGCTAACAAAATTGGAGAAGGTGGTTTTGGCTCTGTGTACAAGGTACTTCATAGTTTGATTATATTTGCAGTAAATAAGTGTACATAGATAATGCTCAAGAATCATATTTTTTTAGGGTAAACTGCCAAATGGAAAAGATATCGCGGTTAAAAGGTTGTCAAACACGTCCGGGCAAGGGCTACAGGAATTTAGAAATGAAGTAACGTTGATAGCAAGGCTTCAACACAGGAATCTTGTCAGACTATTTGGTTACTGCATTCAGAATGAAGAGAAAATGCTGATATATGAGTACTTGCCAAATAAGGGCTTGGATGGCTTTCTTTTTGGTATGAATTAACCTTCAGAGTAAAATTTATTAGGCATATTTACCATTTTAAAAATGGTCTACTGTATTTGTTTATTACACTGTACTTGATTAATAATAACGTTACTGTTAACCTTGAATGATCATATGATGCAAAAAGATACAAGCTAGATTGGAGAAGACGATTTGAAATAACATTAGGCATAGCTCGGGGGATGGTTTATCTCCATCACGATTCGAGACTAAGAATAATCCACAGAGATTTGAAAGCAAGTAATGTTTTACTAGATGCTCACTTGAACCCAAAAATATCGGATTTCGGTATGGCTAGAATATTTGGAAGCGATCAAATTGAAGAAACGACTAGAAGAGTAGTTGGAACATAGTATGTATTACTTCTGATATACATATTGAATAAACTGAGGTCAAATCTAAGCACTTTCATGATACTTGTATGACTGCAGTGGTTATATGTCACCAGAGTATGCAATGGAAGGCCTTTTTTCAATAAAATCCGATGTTTTTAGCTTTGGAATTCTACTCTTGGAGATCATTATGGGAAGAAAGAACAGCAGTTACTATTCTGAAAACTCCGTCAATCTGATTGGACATGTAAGTGACCAACCGTAGATTCACAGTTCCAGTCCATAAACTACTGAAAAAATTAAAACGTACAACTTAAATGTTACTAAGTTACTAATGCTGTAGTGGTAATTTGACTGAAGGTCCTGTAAATTTATTCTTTCAGGTTTGGGGTCTTTGGGGGGAATCAAGAGTCATGGATATAGTTGATTATGAGTCGTTTGGAGAATCACATGAACATGATTCCCAAATATTTAGATGCATCCACATCGCGCTTTTGTGCGTGCAAGAATCTGCTGCTGCAAGACCGAGCATGTTAGAAGTAGTGTATATGTTATGCAATCAAGTAGGTCTTTCACCTCCAGAGCAGGCTGCATTTATTTTCAGAACGTCGGATAAAGGTCTTTTAAACAAAGGATCTAAAAGTGCTAAAGTTAATTCTGTTAATGATGTCACAATCACTACGATTGAAGGTCGCTAAATCTCAAGTTATGAAGTGATGCGTTGCTGTACTATGATTCATCCGAATATTTCGATGGCCTCCTTGCAGCTAATATTTACTGATTTTTGCTTAAAAAATGTTTCTGAAATTTCACTATAGGGAACACTGGAACAATTTTGAAGTTGAGCTGCAAGAATGTTCAAGCATATTCTCGTCTTCTGAGTCATTGTGTCATGAAATCTTAGCTAATCTTTTACTCTGTTTTTTAATTAAAGGTTTATTCGACAGTAGTTCCAGTACTGTCACTAACAGCAATTGTATAATATGGTTTCATCAGTATGAAGTTGCTTTCCTTTAGTGTCTTCTAACTCTCAACATCAATATCTGTTACAATTCTGAAGATGCCAAATTATCATACAATTCTGAAGTACAACTTAAATCATTTTGTTTTCTATTATAGTTTTACTTTTTTGTAATATCATAGCATTTACATGACTTTTGAACCGTTCCACATTTTTCTCCGACGATCCATCACTTTCCAGTGCACTTGCCAAGATTTGCTTCAAGTGCTTTATACTGTCTCGCAACTTACTACTTGATTTTCCATCCATGAGGCGATTAACTTTCTCAGAGACCTCAACCGAAGTGACAATCCTTCTATCAGAAAGGTTAATCCCAATCTTCCAATCATCGACCACTAATTTTCGATTAGTAAATTGATCAGTGTACAAAGGAAAACACAATAGAGGACGTTCAGACCACACACTTTCCATTACTGAATTCCAACCACAATGACTCAAAAACCCTCCAATGGCAGGGTGCCTTAGTACATGCATTTGACTACACCATTTTATGATCATGCCACGGTCACCCATCTCATCCACAAATCCACTGGGAAGCGGATTAAGATCATTTGAGCTAACAATGTCAGGACGAAGCACCCAGACAAAGCTCACATTGCTGTCCAATAAACCATTAGCTATCTCCACTAGGTCAGTTTTTCTGAGATGTGCATAACTACCAAACGAAACGTACAAAACTGAACCATGAGGCTTAGTGTCAAGCCATTGTGTACAATCTGACTCAGCCCACAGACTTGTAGGCACAATGTTCTTGGTGATGCCAAATGGGATTATTGGACCAATAGCTAAAAATGGGATTTTTGACTGTAGAGCTGATATGGTGTCTGATTCAAGCTCATAGACTGTGTTGCATAGAACGATATCTGCACCCCTAACATCTTCGAATGCTTTGTGAATAATTTGGTGGCATACTGTTGTTGTATCAGTAGCTTGAAGAAAAGAAGTCATGTCCTTCGGTTCAATTGATTTGACTCCCGGTATGTAATCAATTGGTTCATGGCGTGCATCTGTTTATTTTCATCATGTATTAGATTAAGTATTGGCACATTAAAAATGAGTGTTTCATGCCAACATAATTACTACTTATATATTTACAGAGAAACTTACCAAGACAATCATAGTGAGAATTCATCCTCAGAAGATCCATATGATAATATTGTGAGAAGACTAACGCAGTCTCTGTCCAATAAGAGATATACAAAAGCCCAAACTTCTTTGCTACTTTTGCTGGCCACACGAAAAACGTATCAGCAATTAGACAATTCACTGATTCACCCGATTTTAATATGTTCTCAACAGCTTCTTCTGCATGAGCAGAAAAAACATGCAATAAAGCAGCCATAAACTGATCATGATTAAGTGACCTATCAAACGCTACTGGTAGACCATCAGAGATTGTAACATAACGGATATCAAGGCCTGATTGTCGTGCATCGACAAAGATGTCATCGTCTTTATTTCCTCGGGCTCTAGAGCATTCGTGATGCACGTATTGAGTGTTTATAAAAGTTATGGTGAAGCCATTTTCGGCTAGCTTTCGTGCTAAGTGGACAGAAGGGTTTACATGGCCTTGTAGTGGATATGCTATGAAGATTGCATGGGGTTTTAGATCTTGGTTCATTTTTCGAATTTTACCAAGtgtttttaaatatataataatggTTTTCTGATTTGGAAGATATAGAGAAATATTGTAGTAGGTCTAATTTAATTTTGCCTGGATATTGTTTGAAAATGCCTATTTATCGTCAAGCAACGGGATTGCAATGGCCAATTATAGACTATTGACAGCTAAAAGTGGGAAACTAATACCAGATTGGCAGAGCTGATGCTGGAGTAACCATAAATATGTAACATGTTGACTATACAAAGTAAGCAAATTTAATCCGTTAGTCTTATAGGGATAATCACCAAATAGTactcctatatatatatacaaaatagTCCTATAACAAGAAGAGGTTGATAAACTACAGTTTAGAGTTTAAATAAACATATGGCTTTTTATAGCATAttcttttaaattctgattccgCCAATATATCATTCATCATTTAAGAAGATATATCAAATTTCAGTAATATTTGTATTGCACCGGGTAACCATTACTGATGAGAGAAATTGTGAAGGAGTAATTTCCAAAAAGATGGAAATTTTGTATTTCATGTAATATTATGAACATGACTTGAATTTAATGAGAAATCACATGTCGTATCATGTATGACCAGATTAATGAACGTGGTTCACTTTGAAATTAGGAAAAATAATGCATAGGGTAACGTCATTAGAAACAGAAAACCTCGAAGTGCTACTTGCTTACTGCTTACATACATAGTTTGAGCTTGGACTTGCGGCACCAGCAGCATCACCACCACCCAAAAGTAGAGACACAAAACCCCATCGACCGGGTTTTGACCGGGTCTTTAAAAACCCGGGCTTTGACCGGACCGGGCTTTTTgggccggatcggatcgggtcgggcttttttctaatttaaatcggatcgagtattattagagattccgaaaAATACAcatgttagcaactagatcatcgtaaaaatatattagtttacatggaatattttatgaaaatattatttcgttgaaaatatttaaattctgcaaaaaataaacatgtttataggataatatattttatcattgttatgataataatgatatccaaatatatttagtgtacttattataacttatttcattatttatgcaatgAAATATATAagtaatattattaatcacaaatatgtaaatatatatgtgtttaaaatattatttatatttatagtaaatgtgaatttataaatatataagaaaatatattagaataatcaaaTTATAACCGCGctttttcgggcttttaatcgGGTCGGGCTGGGCCGAAGCCCAGATTTTTAACCGGGCCGgactttgcctaaaaatatagggcaCGTCGAAGCCCGAAACCCGGGCCGGACTTGACTGGGAGCCCGGCCCGAACTTAACTGGGttttgaccggatcgggccggACCAGATTTTCGGGACCGGGTTTTTTTTGCGCATTTCTAGCCAAAAGTAGCATATGTACGTCAGTTTTCTTTCTAGAACATGATTATAATACGTGTCTATCTATTACCCATAATGATTCGATTCACTTCATCTGCTCTCGCTGTTTTGAATATTAGGTTTTGGGGGTTGAGTTTGTGTAGCTGAGAGCTGACTGTCTGCACCTGAAATTAGTTTCTTCACGATCCAACAGAAAAAAACAGAATGAGCACCTCGAACCCCCCTCCGCTAATATCCTAATTTTAGAACTACTTGCACTACATACACCGGTGACATTTGCTTTCCAAAAATCAGATGTCTGTCCGAAAAACGGATATTATCCGAACCGAAATAAAGAGAATATTATATGTATTCGAATTCGACGATTATATATACGGTATATCCGTATTTGATAATATCTGAATacaaataaatatattatatttaaatatttttatataatttaaaatttattatattaaatttatagtaTATCTACACAcaaatacacacacatatattaaatattatatttatacaaattatatataattgtaaaaatagtatagatatatgttaaaaaattatttgagtttaataattttaaagataacaAATATATTGAAAAGGTAAATAAAAagtaatttttgaattaaataaataaaattaaatcgCTTTAAATCttatttgaattttttaaaatgaaattttaacttatccaatattttttaaattttttaatataaaaataaaaaaatctgatTGAAAATCGGATTCGGATCCGAATATTATCCGTATTATTATCCGTCATATCCAGATTcggatatttatttttaaatatttccgGATTCGTATACGAATTTTCAGATTCATATATCAAATATAAACATATTCATATCCGAGTTATCCGTTTGACGGCCCTGTTATCAACCAATCTCTTGTTTAACAAACCACAGATGAATCAAACCACAAAGATTGGTTACACAATACACTATTCAAATTTTCAGATATTCAAATACACAAGTTTCACATTGGCAAAACATCCACGTCAAGTAAAATTCTTGGCCCAAACCAAGGCTAAACGCAGAATTGTAATGATACAAAGCAAAAATGTAAATTAAGCTAGTATATCAGGTGAAGAAAATAATGACAACAGTACAGAATccttattttaaataatattgtCATAAAGAATCTTCTGCTGTTCCTCGGCTTTCATCATCATCAACATGAGAGAAAACATACAAACGTATTACTCCAAAACTGCCATCTGATAAGAGTAAGCCTAGTACAATTACCTTACTAAAGAATATATTAATAAATGTAAATCAACCATATTTGAGCCTTTCAATCTTATAGACCAGCCTGTTTCTTCAAGTGTGCTTTGAAACCCATAATATCACCAGACCAGGGGGTCACGGCTTGATTTTCACACACCCAAATTTCTTTCGCCACTTGGTTTATGAGCCTGAAGTCATGGCTCACAAGTACCAAACCGCCATCCCACTCCTTCAATGCCTCAGCAAGCGAGTCTATAGTCTCAATATCCAAATGGTTGGTTGGCTCATCCAGGAGCAACATCTGGGGCTGCCTCCATGCTAACCATGCAAAAATCACACGACTTCTTTGTCCATCTGATAGATTCTTCATTGGCATTACTTGAGCTTTACCCGTTAGCCCAAATCTCCCAATTGCTGCCCTCATTTTCTCTTCCTCATTTCCTGGGTACTCCCTTATCATAAACATGAGAGCTGACATCTCCATGTCAAGTTTCTCCGTCAAGTGCTGATGAAACTGAGCAATGCGCAAGTGATTGTGCCGACGTACCATGCCTTCGTTTGGAACCAGGTCCCCTGTCATCAGCTTCAGCAATGTACTCTTCCCAGCACCATTGGGTCCAACCAATGCTATTCTCGAGTCAAGATCAACCCCAAATTCAATGTTCTTGTAGATGAGGTTATCTGGTGTGTAGCCAAAAGAAACTTCAACAAATTGCAACACTGGTGGTGGAAGCTTCCCCACGTCAACAAATCTAAAAACCAGAACCTGGTCCCTTGCCACTTTCTGTGTGAGCCCACCACGCTCCATTTTTGCTAAAGTTTTTTCTTTGCTCTGTGCCTGGCGAGCTAATTTGGCTGAACCATGTCCAAATCGAGCAATGTACTCTTTCATATTAGCAATCTGATCCTGCTCCCACTTGTACTGCTTCATTTGGTTCTCCTCAAGTTCCGAACGGGTTTGAACATATTGGTCGAAGTTTCCAGTATACATTTTCAATTGTTTGCTCTGCATGTGTATGATGTTTGTGCAGACACCATTTAGAAAGTCCTGGGAGTGAGAAACAACAACCAGGATACGCTCGAATTTCTTCAACATCTCCTCCAACCAAACACAAGCTTCTAGATCTGTTTTTACATGCACTTAAATGTTAAAGTAGCGCATAAAAATTGTAGATAATCGAGGAGAGCATAAAGCATCAAAAAAGTAAAAATGCATCTAAAGGAAATGAAGAAAAAATATATCTCTGATAAAGCATCAAAAAGGGAATATGTACAATCATTACAGAAATAATAAAGCAGCAAACTACTAAAAGAAAAACGGCTCACCAAGATGATTAGTAGGTTCATCAAGTAACAAGATAGTCGGGTTCATAAACAGGGCACGTGCTAAAGCGATCCTCATTCTCCATCCACCAGAGAAATCTCGAGTTTTCTTTGCTTGCATTTGTTTGGTAAAACCAAGACCAAATAATATTTCAGCAGCTCGTTTTTCAGCAGTTGCTGCATCCATCGCATCCAAACGTTCGTAAATGCGCTCAAGGGCTTCTCCACCACCGTCATCCTATAATAGACAGAAAAACTGAAATTACTAACTTATAAAAATAGAGGACAAATCCCAGATGCCAACACAAAATATCCTGAGGGAAGCACAAACCTGAGCAGCCAAAACTTCAGCTTCTTTCTCTAGTTTTATCTTCTCCTCATCACAGTTCATCACAGCCTGGAGTGAAGACATATCAGATGCTTCAATCTCCCTTGTGAGATGAAAAATATCCATGTGATCAGGAATTGGAAGTTCTCGACGCCCTATGGAGGTAAGTAGGGTAGATTTTCCACACCCATTAAGCCCGAGTAAACCATACCGTCTAAAAAAACAAAGACAATTTAAATAAACTGAATAAGTCTGATTAACCAATGACCATAACACGAAAAAATACGTTTTAAAATACAAAAGCGAACCTTCCATAATTAAGCTCCAGCTCAGAATCAACAATAAGATCGTGACCGTGAAAGGTAAGAGACAGAGATTCTATCTGCAAGTAGAAAACATATGATCAGCACTGCGTCACCAGCATACTGCCTCAGCAGATAGACACATGTAGCAAACCAGCTTTCTAAGACAACACATTAGCGAGTATTGTTACCTTCTAGATTAAAAAGTTCAATACATTCGCAATTTTAAAGTACTGAATGATCAAATAGAGAT
The sequence above is drawn from the Apium graveolens cultivar Ventura chromosome 2, ASM990537v1, whole genome shotgun sequence genome and encodes:
- the LOC141707396 gene encoding UDP-glycosyltransferase 86A2-like, translated to MNQDLKPHAIFIAYPLQGHVNPSVHLARKLAENGFTITFINTQYVHHECSRARGNKDDDIFVDARQSGLDIRYVTISDGLPVAFDRSLNHDQFMAALLHVFSAHAEEAVENILKSGESVNCLIADTFFVWPAKVAKKFGLLYISYWTETALVFSQYYHMDLLRMNSHYDCLDARHEPIDYIPGVKSIEPKDMTSFLQATDTTTVCHQIIHKAFEDVRGADIVLCNTVYELESDTISALQSKIPFLAIGPIIPFGITKNIVPTSLWAESDCTQWLDTKPHGSVLYVSFGSYAHLRKTDLVEIANGLLDSNVSFVWVLRPDIVSSNDLNPLPSGFVDEMGDRGMIIKWCSQMHVLRHPAIGGFLSHCGWNSVMESVWSERPLLCFPLYTDQFTNRKLVVDDWKIGINLSDRRIVTSVEVSEKVNRLMDGKSSSKLRDSIKHLKQILASALESDGSSEKNVERFKSHVNAMILQKSKTIIENKMI
- the LOC141707398 gene encoding ABC transporter F family member 1-like, which encodes MVSDASKKKAAQKKAAAAAKRGGKSVATAVAKIGSSASSDNLSAGVENLLISDRTCTGVLCSHPLSRDIRIESLSLTFHGHDLIVDSELELNYGRRYGLLGLNGCGKSTLLTSIGRRELPIPDHMDIFHLTREIEASDMSSLQAVMNCDEEKIKLEKEAEVLAAQDDGGGEALERIYERLDAMDAATAEKRAAEILFGLGFTKQMQAKKTRDFSGGWRMRIALARALFMNPTILLLDEPTNHLDLEACVWLEEMLKKFERILVVVSHSQDFLNGVCTNIIHMQSKQLKMYTGNFDQYVQTRSELEENQMKQYKWEQDQIANMKEYIARFGHGSAKLARQAQSKEKTLAKMERGGLTQKVARDQVLVFRFVDVGKLPPPVLQFVEVSFGYTPDNLIYKNIEFGVDLDSRIALVGPNGAGKSTLLKLMTGDLVPNEGMVRRHNHLRIAQFHQHLTEKLDMEMSALMFMIREYPGNEEEKMRAAIGRFGLTGKAQVMPMKNLSDGQRSRVIFAWLAWRQPQMLLLDEPTNHLDIETIDSLAEALKEWDGGLVLVSHDFRLINQVAKEIWVCENQAVTPWSGDIMGFKAHLKKQAGL